From bacterium, the proteins below share one genomic window:
- the atpB gene encoding F0F1 ATP synthase subunit A, whose protein sequence is THGDAHAQPAHAGETRGAVEQAGDAHAAAGHDADTHGDAIHGEHDDANAHDPYHLPNFITLLFGKYLEGDKAGFLDPLFSLIAVVLIVSLMAGSVKRRGDGPPTRFQVAIEMLVGGLYNLFEGAIGPTARRYTPYLGTLFIFILLNNFMGLVPFFHSSTSSINTTVALAICTFLYVQFTGIKENGVLGYLHHMAGSPRSGLEWGFVVLMFPLHVLGEFIKPLSLSLRLFGNVMGEDKLIAVFVVLGAGMFAFIHSPIGIPIQVPIVFLALMTSTIQALVFTLLSTIYIALMLPHGEHGH, encoded by the coding sequence CCACCCACGGCGACGCGCACGCCCAGCCGGCGCACGCCGGGGAAACCCGCGGGGCCGTCGAACAGGCGGGCGACGCCCACGCCGCGGCCGGCCATGACGCCGACACGCACGGCGACGCGATCCACGGCGAGCACGACGACGCCAACGCACACGATCCGTACCACCTCCCGAACTTCATCACCCTGCTCTTCGGCAAGTATCTCGAGGGCGACAAGGCCGGCTTCCTGGACCCCCTGTTCTCGTTGATCGCCGTCGTGCTGATCGTCTCGCTGATGGCCGGATCGGTGAAGCGCCGCGGCGACGGGCCGCCGACCCGCTTCCAGGTCGCGATCGAGATGCTGGTGGGCGGGCTGTACAACCTCTTCGAGGGCGCCATCGGGCCCACCGCGCGCCGCTACACGCCGTACCTGGGCACGCTTTTCATCTTCATCCTGCTCAACAATTTCATGGGGCTCGTGCCCTTCTTCCACTCGTCCACCTCGAGCATCAACACCACCGTGGCGCTGGCGATCTGCACCTTCCTGTACGTGCAGTTCACCGGCATCAAGGAGAACGGCGTCCTGGGCTACCTGCATCACATGGCGGGCTCGCCCCGCAGCGGACTGGAGTGGGGCTTCGTGGTCCTGATGTTCCCGCTGCACGTCCTGGGAGAGTTCATCAAGCCCCTGAGCCTGAGCCTGCGACTGTTCGGCAACGTGATGGGCGAGGACAAGCTCATCGCCGTCTTCGTGGTGCTCGGCGCGGGCATGTTCGCCTTCATCCATTCGCCGATCGGCATCCCCATCCAGGTGCCGATCGTTTTCCTGGCGCTGATGACGAGCACCATCCAGGCGCTGGTCTTCACGCTGCTGTCGACGATTTACATCGCCCTGATGCTTCCCCACGGGGAACACGGGCATTGA